GCGAAAACAACCCCATGCACAGTAGACAAGTCATTGAAAGATTTGGACTGGCATGGCTCGCCGCCCGAGCGCGTTTGACACGTCGGGCAAAACAGGTGCAGAATCGTAGAATGGCCGGTTGTGATCTCGCAGCAAGGTCTAGCGCGGCCGGCTGCGCTCGATGATCTCCGACGCCCCCTTCGCCAGCAGATCCAACCCAACGGCACGGCCAAGCTCACGCGGACGATTGGCGGGGCCTGCGCGCGAGGCTTCGATGATGGTGTTGCCGGAGAGGTCGAGCACCGACGCCGTCAGCGATATCTGATCGCCAGCGATGGTCGAAAAGCCCGCCACCGGCGAATTGCAGTGACCGTTGAGCACCCATAGCACCTCGCGCTCGGCATCAGCGCTGGCGTGCGCGGCGGGATCGTCGATCGATGCAAGGATCTGCCGCGTCTGCCAGTCCTGCGCGGCGCATTCGACCGCGACGATGCCCTGCCCTACCGCGGGCAGCATCTCGGCCGCGGTGAATTCGTGGGCGATGCGGCTGGAAAGACCGACGCGGTCGAGACCCGAACGCGCCATGATCAGCGCGTCGGCCGGTCCCACCGCACCGCCGTCCGGCAGACGCTGCTTCTCGCCATTGTCGAGCTTTCGCACGCGCGTATCGGCCGCGCCGCGGAAGTGGATGACCTCCACATCCGGAAACAGGCGCCGCGCATAAGCGGCTCTGCGCACGGCGTTGGTACCAATCTTGAAACCCTTGCCGCGGGACTGGCGCAGCGCCGCCAGCGTCACGCCATCGCGAAGGACCAGCGCATCGCTGGGAGGATCGCGTGACAGTGTGGCGCCGATGACCAGGCCGGGCGTATCCTCATTGCCCGGCATGTCCTTCAGCGAGTGCATCGCGGCCTGCAATTCGCCCGAGAGTACAGCGGCGCGGATCTGCGCGACGAAGGCGCCGCCCTTGCCGCCATGGGGCAAGAGCTTGCTGGTC
This genomic stretch from Bradyrhizobium sp. CCGB12 harbors:
- the hemC gene encoding hydroxymethylbilane synthase, whose translation is MATRFKIGTRKSAMALAQTEEIARRLTAAVPDLDVEIVKFDTTGDLDQTSKLLPHGGKGGAFVAQIRAAVLSGELQAAMHSLKDMPGNEDTPGLVIGATLSRDPPSDALVLRDGVTLAALRQSRGKGFKIGTNAVRRAAYARRLFPDVEVIHFRGAADTRVRKLDNGEKQRLPDGGAVGPADALIMARSGLDRVGLSSRIAHEFTAAEMLPAVGQGIVAVECAAQDWQTRQILASIDDPAAHASADAEREVLWVLNGHCNSPVAGFSTIAGDQISLTASVLDLSGNTIIEASRAGPANRPRELGRAVGLDLLAKGASEIIERSRPR